DNA sequence from the Rhizobium lusitanum genome:
CGCCCAGCCGGTGACACCGGGCTTGACGCGATGGCGGGCGAAATATCCCTCGACCACGTCGGCATAGGTGCGGTTGTGGCTCGCCGCCAGCACGGCATGCGGGCGTGGGCCGACGAGCGACAGGTTGCCGAGCAGCACGTTGAAGAGCTGTGGCAGCTCGTCGACCGAGGTCTTGCGGATGAAGCGGCCGACCGGCGTGACGCGGGGGTCGTTCTTGGTGACGGCGTTGCGGGCCGTCGGGTCGCTCATATGCGTGTACATCGAGCGGAACTTGAGGACCTTGATGATCTCGTTGTTGAAGCCGTGACGCTTCTGCATGAAGAAGACCGGCCCCTTCGAGGTCGTCTTAACCGCGATCGCGGCGGCAAGCATGACCGGCCAGAGCAGGAACAGCGCGAGCAGGCTGAAGAAGACATCGAAGATGCGCTTGGCAACGCCATCCCAATCGCGGATCGGCTTGTTGAAAATGTCGAGCATCGGCACGGCGCCGACATGCGAATAGGCGCGCGGGCGAAAGCGCAGCTTGTTGGCATGCGCCGCGAGGCGGATATCGGCAGGCAGCACCCAGAGCATCTTCAAAAGCTGCAGAATACGGTCTTCGGCGCTCATCGGCAGCGCGATGATCAGCATGTCGACCCGGGTGAGCCGGGCGAATTCGACCAGCTCCGGAACGGTACCGAGTTTCGGATAGCCTGCGATCATGACCGGAGAGCGCTTCTCGCCGCGATCGTCGAAGATCCCGCAGATGCGGATATCATTGTCGGGTTGATGCTCGAGCGCTCGGATCAGTTCCTTGGCCGGCTCGCCGCCGCCGACGATGACAGCGCGGCGCTCCATGATGCCGTTGCGGGCCCAATGACGGATGCCAAAGGCGAATATCAGGCGTGCGGCAACAAGGAAAACCGCACCGGCGACAAACCAGGTGGTGAGAAGGTGGGCAGAATAGACGCCATCGATGTGGAACAGCACGAGGGCAATGGCGACCACCGCGAACGCCGCCACCCATGGCAGCAGGATGCGCTGCAGGAAGCGGTGCGGCATGCGCAGCATCGGGATTTGATAGGCGTCGGCCACCTGCAGAAAGATGATGGTGAGTGCGCTGAGCGAGATCGTTACCGTTGCCCTCGCCAGGAAGGAATGATCGCCCGGTGCTGTCAGGAAGAAGAGAACCGCAAGGCCGACGACGAGCAGCCACAGGAATTCGAAGAGCCGGTATTGGCCGATGATGATTGCCGGCGTCTGGTTGCCTTCGCGAAACTGCTCGGCGATTTGGCGGGCATAGGCGTTGATGTCGCCTGACCGGTCATCTACGCCTCGTTCCTCTGTGCCGCGGGCGCGGATTTCCGAAACCTGCTTGCGAATATGGTCCAAGTCAAACTGCTTGGACTTCTCGATGGGGTTCATGGCAATTCATCCGATCGTTACCGGATATCGCCTAGCAGGTATGAGCTAAGAAACGCTTACAAGAGTTGTTTGTATTCTAACGTTCGGCACCTGGCTCAAGTATATTGTAATATAGGTTGACAGTATCCCTTGCCATGATCGAAGCTGAAAAGGCCGAGCGGATTGTCCCGATATCGGGCATGACGCGACGAGCCCAATCAGGCTCGGTAATGGCCTCGGCCATCACGCGCGAAAGATCGTCTGTATCGTCGGGAACCACAAGCGCCGCACTGTTCTCGCCAAGCGCTTCCGGAATACCCCCGACGCGCGAGGCGATCACTGCTTTTTCCGCCGCAAGTGCCTCGAGTACGATATAGGGCATGGCTTCCGCGCGTGAGGGGACGACGACGGTCTGCGACATGGCGAAGGCGTCATGCACGCGCAT
Encoded proteins:
- a CDS encoding undecaprenyl-phosphate glucose phosphotransferase; amino-acid sequence: MNPIEKSKQFDLDHIRKQVSEIRARGTEERGVDDRSGDINAYARQIAEQFREGNQTPAIIIGQYRLFEFLWLLVVGLAVLFFLTAPGDHSFLARATVTISLSALTIIFLQVADAYQIPMLRMPHRFLQRILLPWVAAFAVVAIALVLFHIDGVYSAHLLTTWFVAGAVFLVAARLIFAFGIRHWARNGIMERRAVIVGGGEPAKELIRALEHQPDNDIRICGIFDDRGEKRSPVMIAGYPKLGTVPELVEFARLTRVDMLIIALPMSAEDRILQLLKMLWVLPADIRLAAHANKLRFRPRAYSHVGAVPMLDIFNKPIRDWDGVAKRIFDVFFSLLALFLLWPVMLAAAIAVKTTSKGPVFFMQKRHGFNNEIIKVLKFRSMYTHMSDPTARNAVTKNDPRVTPVGRFIRKTSVDELPQLFNVLLGNLSLVGPRPHAVLAASHNRTYADVVEGYFARHRVKPGVTGWAQINGWRGEIDSDDKIKFRTAYDLYYIENWSLLFDLKILFLTPFRLLNTENAY